The genomic stretch CGGCGGATTTGGTGCTGGCGATGGCCGAGTGCGGCGATCGACGGCGTGGAATTGGCGATTCCGTCGATATAGGTGTCGGAGATTTGGACAggatttattttttggtaaaaagttggtttgaaattttttttaattttcagtggGAGTAAACAGTGTGTTAATAGTATTTAATGGTGAGGGTTGCTATTCTGCGCTGCCGTGCGTTAACGGCGTTACTTTTTTCCGTTTGGATTAGGGGAATGTTTGGTAGTGGGCAGAAGAAGCGGACTTTGGATTAAGCTAATTGTTTAATCACTTTATTTGGCTGAGATTTGGTAAATAGCTTCATTTGATTATTACTAATTAATATGCTAAGGATATCATGTTTTTAGATCATATTTTGTATCACAAATTTTAAcgttaaaattcaatttttattttatgatttaatGAAAAAATTCAACATCAATTGTCTCATCGTATGATCTATAAATAATATAACTTAAGTAGTTGGATTTTCTAGAATTATGAATAATCTTACAACAATCATATATGAAAGGGAAATTGTTATCGACGCCCCAAAAATATAAttgtgcactccaaactttctatatttagtaAGACAAATACTTTTATGAGAATCGCATAattagatttttagagtgccaataatagtTATCTCTGAAAATTGTGCAAAATTATCTAATTTATGAGCTCTTGGGCTTTCCTTTTCCGAAGCCTTATTGGGCTTTTCTCTAGGCCTACTTTGTAGTTCTTTCCTTACCCTTGTTATTATATTTACTTATAGGCCAAATCGGATAAATGAATCATGTAATCATAAGGTATTCGGAAGATAGCccatgtgataaaaaaaaactaggattTAAACCCCTATGGTGTACTCCGTTagcaaatttagtccaaaagtgATTTTTCTGTTAACTATCTCTTAATACATGGGTAAAATTGTACTTTAACGTttgcaccttcttcttcttgcatctCCCCTACGCAGCCCCCAAACTCACGTCGCGCAACCATGGTGGCCACCGTGTCTCTCCTTTTTCTTGTGCAAAGTGcaaaggaggatgaggaggtCTCGCCAAAGCTCTCTCTCACTCCAAAACCATGGGTACCACTCAAaccctttctccctctctcttcctctcagtCTCTTTGTATGTGTGTCACTGATTTTGTATATGTGATAATATGCAGGTATCTCACGTGACTCAATGCACAAGCGTCGTGTTACTGGAGGCAAGAAGAAGGCatggaggaagaagagaaagtaaTGCTTTCTACCTTCAAcctcatttctctctttctcctttaCTCTTTGATTACTTGTtaattttccttcattttctattattttccctatgcaatattttttttattgattttgttaTGTTGTAATTAGGCGACAGATCTGTTATTAATCGTAAATTATTTCTGGGTTTTTCGTTGTGGATAAAAGGTGAGGTCTCACcgtatcttctttttcttgaaatggtttctcatttttctcttgCACGAAGTGAGTTTGGGGGTTACGTAGGGGAGATGCAGGAAGAAGAAggttgtcacatctcggcccaagccctcaccacatccccggcttgactccaccgtagcacaatattgtccactttgggccttGACCACgacctcacggttttgtttctaggaactcacacgagaacttcacAATGagttacccatcatgggattattCTCATGCGAACTTGCTTGACTTCAGAGTTTCGATGtaactaggggtgggcacggtgcggttcggtgcggttccacccctaaattggaaccggaaccgaaatatattaatggttcgattcggtgcggttccacttaaatttatgactagaacattacggttcggtctacaccAGTTCCGATTCGGTTTttgccggtttacggttcctaataataaattatttgaacaccaaatcattatgcattcaaatacatcttctaaaactgattacataaagttgcatacaacacatcttttttaatgcaaatgtctttggtagtggcaccaagtcaacaaaaagagacaactaaaatacatatgcactggtcaattagtcaacaaacaaaaaaatgatgaaacaaattgcaagttttcagacttcagagagcaagcaagaagcagcagctcctgtacacaattttttcaacctatttttcaacctattataccatgacatgtgtgtgtatatataatttatttatttattattaataaaacggttcggttcggttcggccggttcttggtcattcgaaactggaaccggaaccggtttgaacggttcggttcggtttttcactcaaagttgacttttccggtcaacacggtttttttcaattttttttcttacggttcgatgcggttttacggtttggcggtttttatgcccacccctagatgtaacccaaagctagtgagctcccaaaaggtctcgtgctaggtagagatgagaatatacatataaggcttacaaaattcattcccctaggcgatgtgggatcttacaatccatcccctttaggggcccgacgtccctGTCGGCACACTCCTgcccagggattggctctaataccaaattgtcacatcccagcgcgggcccccaccacatccccgacttgactccaccgtagcacgatattgtcatctttgggccccgaccacgccctcacggttttgtttctgggaattcacacgagaacttcctattgggtcacccatcctgggattgctcttgcgcgaactTGATTGACTTCGGAGTTCTggtggaacccgaagccagtgagctcccaaaatgcctcgtgctaggtagagatgagaatatacatataaggcttacaggatccactcccctgggcgatgtgggatcttacaaagGTGCACATGTCAAAATACAATTTTACCTATATATTAACATATAGTTAACGGAAAAATCACTTTTTGACTAAATTTGCTAACGAAGAACACCATAGGGGTTTAAATCCGAGTTTTTTTAGCATATGGGCTATCTTCCAAATACCTCATGACCACAGGAATTATTTATCCGATTTGGCCTTACTTATAATTCTAATCATCGAGCACTAAGTATTGTTTTTGACCCTGAATGACATATTTACTTAAATGAAATTACAAGTATTTTTCATCACTCTAATAATTTATAATGAGAAGTGTTAAGAAGATTCTCAAAAGTGTGACTCTTCATTGACTCTCTATCACCTTATGTTTATAGCAAAATAGTTTATAATGTTGATGCAGAAATTGACATTAAAATGTGGGGTGACAGAGAGTTCATGAAGAGTCATTCTTTGAAAGTTTCCTTAGTATTTCTCTTATGTTATTTATGCAGCTATCTGGGTTTTCCTTTTTCGAAGCCCTATTCAATTTTTCCGACTTGCTTTCTAGTTATTTTTCCTCGGTTTCAAAGTCTTGTATTATTCTGATTCTTGACTACCTTGCATTTACTACAACGTGAGTATTGAAAGTAAAACAAGTATTGATTACACAATAAAATTTGTAATCATATAAATACTTGAAAAATCAAGAATCATATCAATCACTTTCCAAATACACTTTCTTATGTAGGTAGAAAATGCCTAACCGCATTCCCTTGTCGGTGTTTCATTTGTTATTTGTAGCGTCCACAGCTATCGCATATCATGTTAGTTAGCATATCAAGTAGCTCCGGGTAACGTTTTCTTCACTTGTCTCTTTGGACAAGAGTGCCACCCGTGTGTGGATGTGACATATACTACTTTAACTTCATTCCTTTTACCTTACATGCTGCATTAAAATTGGAATTATGctataaataacattttttacTACCTATCTCCCTCGTGTGTTCTAAGGGgagatttttcaatttgtccAAAGAACAGGTGGTACACcttatgttattatacaagtagaTGAAAGCTCTTGGGAAGTGTATAGTGTGAATTTTGTGGATCATGCgctcatattttttaaaacttaCATCAAACAGGTTTATTATTACCGTAACGTTTTAGTTCAATGATacaatatataaaaatttatcttCACATGATATTTCATTATTGTACTGAAAAGTCACATGATGATAAACCCGTTCCGTACAACTTTCAGTATTCTTCAACATTTCACCTTTGTATAGgaagacaaaataaataatgaattgctggtgctctttttcttttctattttccaATTGGTattatattcttcttcttttggccCGTAAGTTTTGTCTGGTATTAAATTGAAATCTTCTAGGACAGATAcccatcctcatcaaatactATTATATcttctataaaaataaaaaataataaaaaaaaaacaaaagaaaaactaatgaaaagtgaaaactttaaattttaattaaaatgataaaaatgtgttgtaagtgagtAGTACTAAAAACGgctttttagaataaaaatatattaataacgCAACATAGAGACAAACTTGGCTTAGACTGACTAACTGGCTAGTCCGACCAATTAAAATCAAAAGCTTATCAATAGTAGTTTATCGACATGTcaatattgataaattttatcaATATATCAATTCACTAATAGAAATTTACACGATAAGTAACTAATAATGTGGCATCATTTTATTAATTGACTAGACTCTCTAACTAGCAAGCTGGTCATTTGATCTATAACCTGCATTTTTCTCTACAACATGACTATTACAATGGCACTAATACAGACCCCACACCACTAACCTAtgacgagaaatttttcaatttgcCAAAAACACAAACCCGATATAtcaaatgtcataatacaagaagttgaatttttttcttttaaatattcaAGCATTTGTATTATGATACTTAGTAAATTAAACCGTATTCCtgatacactgaaaaatctcccGCCCATTGATTTAAAGGAAGACTAACGAAAAAGTTTTTGTGGGATGTCATCTTCAGATTTATAAATGAGGCAAGGAAACTGATTGGAACCTTGAGTGAGTCAATGATCACCTATTTATTTATTGGACCACCCAGTAGGTTAGGCTCTGTTAAGTCCCAATCAACCATTTTTGTGGCCCATATCTCACTTTATAAGTTATAACAGacacacactctaaaacaattgaATCACAATGCCCAATTGCCATTGGGAGAATTGGGTCCTTGTGACCTACCATGCTAAATATAATGTTTTCTCACTAGGTTGTCTGTTGAACTCAAAGGGACTTCAACACTTTACAGCATTCCGTTGCACAACTAGggttttctttaaatatttttatggttATATTGACGCTTTCAAACTCTGAAGCTGATTGTTCTTACTCATCGCTCTACTTACTCTTACCACTGCGCTGATTCTAGTGACTTAACGTTTGATAAAATaccatacaaataaaaaataaagaacaatCGTTTCCATATTGAGTTTCCATTTGGAAATGCatcttttccaattttttttctttttaataaatggaattgaatttccaaaacgaaaaaaaaaaaaaaaaggaattaaaaaATTGGCTTTGTACtatggtctaatgatatttttttccaCTTATACatgagagatcttaagttcaACTCcaccaaaagtgaatttgaaccaaattattgctAGGTTATTGTGAAGATTAGTCCACACCTCTAccttcttagtgtaaatattatcgtttgttgaaaaaaatggctTTGTTTTAGGAATCTCTTTGTCAATAGGAACAAAAGGAAAAGAGGATCCACTAAATTTTGGCATTACCCCTTTTTTTTGTCAAGGCGTGCTTAGCCTCCCTAAAATTACAACAAATATGTTGATAAACAGGTACTACCAAtgccaaaaattaagaaattaaaaattaaaaataaataagtaagTAGGTTTCTACCATCTCGCTTCTTCCCCTGCcaaaattaataaatcaaatCACAGTTATTTAGTAACCCTagtagtaaaaataaaaaaaataaaaaaaaaatcattttttacgATATGAATACTACTATTACTCACTCGGACCCACTACATTCAAAAGTGCTAAAAAGTCAACGAATCACACATTCACAGTGTTGCAGAGGAACATGAGAGACGATGCGGACGCATCCCCGCCACCACCGGCGCCGAGCCTCCCGCTTCTCTCGTAGTAATCAACACAGAATAACGAAAGCGAGAGCTGGATCTCGTCCCGCGTCCAGACTCGCTTGACCATGTCCGAGTCACTGAGTCGACTCAGGACAGGGCGCATGCAGACCCTGTAGAGCCTCTTGTAGCCGCCGAGGGCGACGACTACGGGTCTCACGGAGCAGGGAGGGGGAGATGACACGTGTCGGAAGCAAAGGTGTTCCCAGATGGTGTCATTTCTGGCGACGGTGGACCAGAGGTGGCAGACGCAGGCGGCGACGCCAAGGGAGGGGCCGTCGAGGCGTTTGAGGATCTCGACGAGGATATCAATGTGGTCGTTGATGAAGAACTTGGGTCTTTTCTCTTTACTGTCTTGTGATGATGTGTTTTGGTTTTGATGCATGGTGGTTTTTGGTGGTGGTATATGGTGTCCCTAACTAGCTAGCTGATGCAAAGTTGCAAACTACACTTGCActatagagaaagagagaggagataaATAATGAAGAGAGACTAAAgggtttatatatttatataggcTTATGCATGAAGGTGTAATTTGTAGTCATAAAGTGAGGTTTAGACGTTACGGGGGTTTGACTTGtgcacgagagagagagagagagagagagagagagagagttttcttttggtttttggttagGGTTGAGGTTGTTTGATCAGCCTGTCGTTAATACTTGTCAATATTCACGAGATACTGTAAATTAGTACTATCGACGACATATAATTTGAAAAACGGATGTTTATCTTAGCAAATGTTTTATGTTATCAAATTTGTATCACTAAATGATGTGTTCGTATACATGTTAATAGTTCACTTATTAATAATATAGGACACAAATTCGAACACCACGTCATTTGATGAATAAGTTGGATGAATATGTTTAGAGTCCCTCCCTAATACTCTTAGCTATACTGTTCGGTTAACGAGTAAGTTGaattaataaagaaaagaaaaatgaagcttTGGCTTGGAGAAGGAGGAGGGATACCTAGCAGAGTCTGTGTATCTTGTGTGGGTATCGAGGGAAGAGAGAAGGGGCCAAAGGAAAAGTTCCAAGGCACGGATAACTGGAACCGATGCTGAATATTGCTCGgctctttttttcctttcattttctgcttttgaatattgttttttgGGGTTTAGTAGCTAGATTTGtcgtttgttgtttttgttgttttttatattgttattgtgTGTGCAGCTGTGAATACTTCAAGACTTTGGTTTTAAGCCCGTTGTGAAAGTCTATGGTTATTGCTTCGCTTCGCGTCTTCGTCTACATTAAGCTAAGTTGTGGACCATATAGTAAGTAGGGTAGTAGCTAGGGTTTTGtagtgtgtgtgcgtgtgtgaaTAATTCTAAGGAGTAATAACTTCCTAGCctttaaatataaaaagcaaACCCTATGAAGGGATCCGTACAATTATCAACGATCACTAATTCTTTGCATACTCGGGTGCGTACGATTGCCTATAACGTTATCTCAAAATGATATGTATTTTATAGTTTTTATCAAAATAAACGCAGCAATATGCGATTAGCGGTGGTGTTATGCCATTATcttaacaatatatatatatatatatatatgtatgtatgtatttcaTAGTTGTAGTAAAAATAATTCACTCGCACTAAATTGAGCTCTAATAAGTTCATGACTCAACTAATTATGATTTGCTTAAGTGGTGGAGGCCAAATGGAAGGATAAAAGGAACTGCATGCTGCATGCTGCATCAGATTCAGATGatgggtttcttcttcttcttccaaggAACACAGAAAAGTGATATTATATCACATAGGAGGATGTGTTTACAAGTTTCCTctgcaagaaaaataattgagaCGAGGGGCATTGGATACCAACCACAGCAATAGCAGACTTTTTAGATGTGAGTCAGCAACTATCTGCTTGTCCTCATGAGGTTGGAATTTGGCTCAGAAAGGAAGCCCCCGAGTCCTCTTAGACAGAAAGCATATAAcaaacgaaagaaaaaaaataccaataAAATAAAGGGCTTTGAGATTTGACATTAGATTTTATAAAGATAGGAGGAGGACTACTACCCCACACATGGGGAGTTGTTTTGTATTGTGTTGGACTTGTATGTTGGACTCACTTGAAAGAGAGAGCACTGTTTTCTATTCTTCTGCAGTGAAGAAAGaatttgatatataattgcaaAACTACAAGCAGATCAAACCTTTAAGGCACATGAAATTTTCACAGTTTTTCACTCACTCCCCTGAAGTCTGTCATTTGTACTTTGTTGTTTGTAAAGTATGTGCCACATAAATAGGTCAACATTACTCTATTCTAAACTTGGAGAGGGGTGGCACTGTAGCTAAGATACAATGCACTTGAGCCATGCATGTAAATGTAATTAGCTAGGGCCTATTTAAACGTATATATGGTTTCTTTTTAAGGTTAACGGTTTTATTAGTGGGGCAAGTTCATTTTCATCAAATAGATAGTCGGTTGAATGTTATAATATGTAAGTACACTTAGTTGTATTGTTGTTGAAAACAAATGTATCCCTTTctaatagggaattgttattagcactccaaaaatctcattctacactccaaattttctacattaggaaagaaaattacacttgtgaggagtgtagaatgagatttttgaagtgtcaataacacttcccttctaatattgctttaatttcattttgtggatagaaatcaaaatttttttctTGCACAAATATATGGTATTAAAAAACTTTAGTATATTTCTTTATTTACATGACAAATTTCTCGATCTAATATAGCGCGCGGACATGAATACTTGTGTATACTATTATTAGAAGAAAGGTTTTCCCCTACGGTTTGATCAAATCTTGCATTTCCCTACTATTTGACCAAATATCGCATTGGCACTCAGATCTATCACCCAATAAGTCGAGCATATCATAGTTGGAAAGTTGGAAAGTTAATCAGAATGAGAAATGAAATTCACGCAtcttatatgttttaaaaaaaaaaaattaacgaaaaggTTTCGAAACTTTAAATCTTAACCATAAGTATTTTAATAGTTTTATTTAATGATTAGAATAAAACCCAACATCAAACAGCCCAATCAGATTGGCCAACCAAAATAATTGACCGAGTTTCGATTTTGCTCTTTTGACAATTTTGATTTAGCCGATTTTCTTCTTTCCAATTTTAAATTCTCCGTAAGTCTCTCATACGGTAACGAAATCACGCAAGGTCACATATTACGAGTTCGTGTTGATGCCCTCTTTCTTCTATTACAAGACCCCACACCTGAAATTTAATGTCTAGGGAAATCGAGCTCTTCAAAAGTGACGTTTTTTTAGTGATTTTTGCTCATTTTCGACCAAACTTGATGAAATTAATCCTCAATCCAAGAGAGAAGATCATGTCCTCATGGGCTTCCTGTGAAGCAACAGAGTTATAGACTAAGAAAACACTCTAACAAACTTATAACAGAATATGTAATCTATTGACATGTGACACTACATCATCTATTGATCCTATATTGATGTCACTTTCTTTTCGTGTACGTGCCTCCTCAAAACTGATACTTTCAGATTTGGTTCTAGAAATAGTGGCAGCATTTAGTTCTTGAAATAGTTGCAGTAtttagttctagaaatagtggCAGTGtttagttctagaaatagttGTAGTGGTAGTTTTCAGTTCTAAAAATAGTAGCAGTGACAATGTTTAGTTCTAGAAATATTTGCAGTGTTTAGTTTGAGAATAAGGTAGTACAATGTTCAGTTCGAGAAATAGTGGCACTACAATGTTCAATTCTAAAAATAGTTGCAATAGTTTAATGGATCTACTGGGGTAACGCCCATTAAGGGCAAGGgctagaataaaaaaaatgggagGGTTGTATTTGCTTCCAAGCCTTGAGTTTTAATATTTAGAGTTTGATACATGTAATTTGTGTTCTTTTCATTAAATAGAGTTATTAGGGTATTTTTAGttaagaatttttattttagaaaagtCCTTTCCATTAAATCTCCTTTTTATGCACATCATTGTTAATTTATATTCATTAgattggttttaatttattcaattgaaATGAGTTGTGTATGTATTTGGAAAAATGAGTTGtgaaaatcatatttttcaatttgaatCTCTCTGCCCCTCCCATCTTCAATGCAAGATTTTATAAACAATGGCAAAtgcttttccaaaaaaaaaacaatggcaaatgcttttccaaaaaaaaaacaatggcaAATGCATGCACTTCACGTAATCACTATTGAGATTTTACACAATATGTACCGATGATGACTTTTTGCCTTCTATATAGATTGGAATATTATCTATTCTAAAGTTGAGGAGCAACGTGACAATAGCTTAGCTACAGTCAATTATTTGGCCCTATGATTTTGCTTTATTTACACAATGTGCCATCATATCCGTGTTGGGCTAGGGTT from Pyrus communis chromosome 7, drPyrComm1.1, whole genome shotgun sequence encodes the following:
- the LOC137738630 gene encoding F-box protein SNE-like; this translates as MHQNQNTSSQDSKEKRPKFFINDHIDILVEILKRLDGPSLGVAACVCHLWSTVARNDTIWEHLCFRHVSSPPPCSVRPVVVALGGYKRLYRVCMRPVLSRLSDSDMVKRVWTRDEIQLSLSLFCVDYYERSGRLGAGGGGDASASSLMFLCNTVNV